From the Stieleria sp. JC731 genome, the window TGTGAGCGATGAAACTGCCGCCTACACGGTCGTTGCAGCGATCGGATTACAAGGACTTCGCCTAGCACAACCGACTTTGGGCGAGCGCTTTGTTGTCTGCGGTCTTGGCCTAATCGGATTGCTGACCGTGCAAATGCTTCGGGCCAATGGTTGCGAAGTACTGGGCACCGACTTTGATCCTGAAAAGCTGAAACTTGCAGAAAAGTTCGGCGCGAAAACTTGCAACTTGGCTTCGGGTGAAGATCCAGTACGGACGGCTGAAAACTGGACTGACGGTATCGGTGTCGACGGGGTCATCATCACAGCTTCAACCAAGAGCGATGAAGTCGTTCACCAGGCGGCAACGATGTGCCGCAAACGCGGTCGTATTGTCCTGGTCGGTGTGGTGGGTTTAAATCTTCGTCGCGCTGACTTCTACGAGAAAGAACTGTCGTTTCAAGTTTCGTGTTCTTATGGGCCGGGACGCTATGACGCAAACTACGAAAAGCTTGGTTTGGATTATCCGATCGGCCATGTCCGTTGGACCGAGAAACGGAATTTTGAAGCGGTCCTAGCCATGATGAGCGACGGGCGAATCCAGACCGACGCGTTGACAACACATTGCTTCGACTTTGACAACGCCCTTCGAGGATACGAGGCCATTCACGAGAAGGGGGCCCTGGGCATCCTTCTAAAGTACAAAGAACAATCGCCACCTAAGCAGTCGTCCGTTACCCTAAACAATGAATCGACACTCGTAACTTCGCAGAAGTCCAGTTCGAATGCTGGTGTCGCGTTTATTGGCGCTGGCGGCTTCACCACACGAATGTTGCTGCCGCTGCTGCCACAAGACAATGTTGACCGCCGCTGGATCATCAGCAACACAGGCGTGTCTGCATCCTATGCGGCAAAGAAGTTTGGATTCCAGAATTGTGGCTCTGATGTCAAAACCGCATTGGACGACCCACAGGTCAATACGGTTTTCATCACGACATCGCACGCCAGTCATGCCGACTTGGTTTGCCAGTCTCTCGATGCGGGCAAACATGTCTTCGTTGAAAAGCCTCTCGCGCTGGATTCAGCAGGTTTGGAGCGCATCCGAGAAGCCATGCGGCGAGCACCTGGTCAGAAACTGATGGTCGGATTCAATCGCCGATTCTCCCCGCACACGCTCGAACTGAATTCGATGTTGAAGGGAAATCCTGGTCCGAAATCGATCGTATTGACCGTCAACGCTGGAGCGATTCCTGAGTCTCACTGGACACAGGATCCGATCGTTGGCGGAGGCAGGATCATCGGTGAGGCCTGCCACTTCATCGACTTGGCACGAGCGATTGCCAATGCTCCCATCCGAGACTGCACCGCAACGCCCCTCGGTGGTGGCGACGGAAGGCTTGGGGATTGTGCCTCGATTCAACTGAGTTTCGCAGATGGTTCCATCGCGACAGTGCACTATCTATCCAATGGCAATAAATCGTTCCCCAAAGAACGCGTGGAAGTTTTCTCCGCCGGTCAAGTTGTTGTCATTGACAACTTCCGAAAGACCTTTGGATTCGGAACTCGAAAGAAGCTTAAAACCAAGCGACAAGACAAGGGTCATCAGGCAGAATTGGTAGCGTTCTTGAAATCGGTCGCGACCCCCGACTATTGGCCCATCGAAGCAGAGACTCTTTTCGAAGTCACGGACGCTTCGTTCACGGCTGCTCGTCAAATCCGTGAACAGTTACAGAAGTTCTCCGGTCGCTCATAGCTCTGCAAATCGGTTCTCTCGGCATCGTAGCAGTTGTCTTCAGCTCATTGTTTCGCTTTCGTTTCCTCATTGAATCGTCGAACCAGTTGTGAAAATCGTATTCTTTACGCACTACTACACCCCTGAAGGCAACGCGCCTGCGTCGAGGACGTCGGAGCATTGCAAGCGATGGATTCGTGAGAACTCTGACGTCGATGTCACAGTCATCACCTGTGCTCCCAACGTTCCCGATGGCAAGGTCTATCCAGGGTATCGCAATCGACTGTGGCCGCAACGGGAATCGATTGATGGCGTAAATGTCATCCGAGTGTGGTCGTTCATCCGGCCCAATCTTGGGAAGACAGGATTGATCGTCAACTACGTCTCCTACCTCTTCACGGCTCTATTCGCATTCTTGTTTTTCGTCCGTCGGCCGTCCGCTATCGTCGCGACTACTCCACAGTTCTTTTGTGGAGTCGCGGGTATCTTGGCAGGCAAGCTAAAACGGGTTCCCGTTGTCCTTGAAGTTCGCGATATCTGGCCGGAGTCAATCGTGACGGTCGGTGCGATTCGGCGAGGCCTATTGATTCGGACGCTCGAACGCATTGAAAAGTGGATGTATCGAAGCGCCGATCATATCGTGACAGTCGGTCCCGGTTATCGTGATAACATCCTTTCCAAAGTCGACGTTCACAATCGAATCAGCACTGTCACCAATGGTGTCGATCCGGATCAGTTTGATCCTCAGCTTCGTGGTAGCGAATTCGCAAATAAATATGGCCTTGGTGATCGTTTTGTTTGCTCGTACATCGGAACTGTCGGACGCGCCCACGGCCTAGAGATCATCGTCAGAACGGCGGAGCGGTTTAGAGAAGCCAAACGGGATGATGTCGCGTTCATCATCGTCGGTGGTGGTGCTACGCTAGAGCAACTCCAGCAAACGATCGAAGACAAACAGCTCGGCGATTTGGTTAAGACAACCGGGCGACTGGATAAGTCAAAAATGCCTGACGCATTGGCAGCATCCGATGTTTGCTTGGTCCATTTGAGCAAAGTTGATCTCTTCGAACATGTGATCCCGTCGAAGATCTTTGAAACGATGGCGATGGAAAGGGGAATCATCATGGGCGTACGCGGGCGGGCCCGAGACATCGTCCTTGATGCGGCAAGCGGTGTCTCTTTGGAACCCGAAAACGATGCAGAGCTATTTGAAATCCTTCAGGGAATGACCGCTGACAAAGAATCGGTACGTTCGATGGGCCAGAGAGGTCGGCAATTCGTTGTCGAACACTTCAATCGCGATCACCTTGCGGCCGATATGCTGGAAATCGTCCGCAGAACAGCCGCAAAAGAAGTCTTCTGCCTACCAGATCGCAGCTGGGAACCTGTCGTCGATTCAAAGAACAACTCCGAATCGGTGACACTAAGCAATTCGTCACGATAAAGCCTGCGGATGAAATGTCACCTACAAAGCTGTCTCGTGTATTAGCCTTATTGCACTATCATCGTCCTCGCCAATTCTTGTGGCGGGGCTACAGGACTATACAACGCAAAGTCCGTCAAAAGCTTCCTTCCAATTGGGTCTATCAAGCTCCCAAAGGACCATCGAAATGGAAGCCAATGGCCCGTGAGGCCTTCCGCCAAATCGCTCTCCAAAGAGTTGACCTTTGGCCTGTCAGAAACGAACACGTCACCAAAATCGCCGAAGGTACGTTTTCTTTTCTGAACCATCAGCTTCAAATCGGAGCGATTGATTCGAATGGCAACATGACTGTCGATTGGTCACCAGAGTCGACTCGACTCTGGCGATTCCATCTACAATCACAAGAGTTTTTGCTCAAAGTCGCCGCCAATGAAGGACCAGAATTTGCCGCTCTCTTGATGCAATCATGGCTATCGCAGCCGGATCATCGTCACCCGATGAAAGATCCCGATGCATGGCATCCCTTTTGTATTTCAAGGCGACTTCCGGTTTGGCTTTGCGTCGATGCAATCCATGATGTTTCATCAATCATCGGCCCCGATTTCTTTGACTCCGTAGCAGGGCAAGTCCAATGGCTGCATAGGAACATGGAATGGGACCTGGGCGGCAATCATCTGCTCGAAAACTTGACCGCGTTATACATGGCAGGATGCTTCCTTGAACCGGTTGCACCACTCGACTTGCGAGGAATTGAACGTTGCTTGCTAGATCAACTTAAAATTCAAATCCTGCCATCGGGCGAGCACTACGAACGGACACCGACTTATCATACGTTGATGCTGGTCTGCGTATTGCAGTGCGTGGAAGCGGCTCGATTTGTCAAATCAGATGCGGAACTTCCGCTGGTCGAAATCGCAAACAAAATGGCTCGTTTTCTGGATTCGATCACGTCGCCTGATGATTCGATTCCGCTACTGGCAGACTCCGTTGTGGCAGAGACACCGGACTTGAAACAACTTCAGAATTGGTGTCATCGCCTGAACATTTTCGGCACCGAATGCTGCAAGACATCGGACTATTGGGTAATCAATCGCCCCGAGAAGCATCAGCTACTGTGCGACCTTGGCCCATTGGCGTGCGACCACTTGCCAGCCCACGGACATGCGGACCTCTTTCAAATTACCGCCTCGTTCTTCGGCCAACAGGGCATCGTCGATA encodes:
- a CDS encoding bi-domain-containing oxidoreductase, which codes for MKQILQNLGSGETLLAEVPCPRRSGGSVLIQTRQTLVSLGTEKMLVDFGRGGYLAKARSQPDKVKQVLQKVKTDGLWTTIDAVKAKLDTPIPLGYCNVGAVVEQDAHSGFAIGDRVVSNGPHAEMVSIGENLVAKIPDGVSDETAAYTVVAAIGLQGLRLAQPTLGERFVVCGLGLIGLLTVQMLRANGCEVLGTDFDPEKLKLAEKFGAKTCNLASGEDPVRTAENWTDGIGVDGVIITASTKSDEVVHQAATMCRKRGRIVLVGVVGLNLRRADFYEKELSFQVSCSYGPGRYDANYEKLGLDYPIGHVRWTEKRNFEAVLAMMSDGRIQTDALTTHCFDFDNALRGYEAIHEKGALGILLKYKEQSPPKQSSVTLNNESTLVTSQKSSSNAGVAFIGAGGFTTRMLLPLLPQDNVDRRWIISNTGVSASYAAKKFGFQNCGSDVKTALDDPQVNTVFITTSHASHADLVCQSLDAGKHVFVEKPLALDSAGLERIREAMRRAPGQKLMVGFNRRFSPHTLELNSMLKGNPGPKSIVLTVNAGAIPESHWTQDPIVGGGRIIGEACHFIDLARAIANAPIRDCTATPLGGGDGRLGDCASIQLSFADGSIATVHYLSNGNKSFPKERVEVFSAGQVVVIDNFRKTFGFGTRKKLKTKRQDKGHQAELVAFLKSVATPDYWPIEAETLFEVTDASFTAARQIREQLQKFSGRS
- a CDS encoding glycosyltransferase family 4 protein — its product is MKIVFFTHYYTPEGNAPASRTSEHCKRWIRENSDVDVTVITCAPNVPDGKVYPGYRNRLWPQRESIDGVNVIRVWSFIRPNLGKTGLIVNYVSYLFTALFAFLFFVRRPSAIVATTPQFFCGVAGILAGKLKRVPVVLEVRDIWPESIVTVGAIRRGLLIRTLERIEKWMYRSADHIVTVGPGYRDNILSKVDVHNRISTVTNGVDPDQFDPQLRGSEFANKYGLGDRFVCSYIGTVGRAHGLEIIVRTAERFREAKRDDVAFIIVGGGATLEQLQQTIEDKQLGDLVKTTGRLDKSKMPDALAASDVCLVHLSKVDLFEHVIPSKIFETMAMERGIIMGVRGRARDIVLDAASGVSLEPENDAELFEILQGMTADKESVRSMGQRGRQFVVEHFNRDHLAADMLEIVRRTAAKEVFCLPDRSWEPVVDSKNNSESVTLSNSSR
- a CDS encoding alginate lyase family protein; the protein is MAREAFRQIALQRVDLWPVRNEHVTKIAEGTFSFLNHQLQIGAIDSNGNMTVDWSPESTRLWRFHLQSQEFLLKVAANEGPEFAALLMQSWLSQPDHRHPMKDPDAWHPFCISRRLPVWLCVDAIHDVSSIIGPDFFDSVAGQVQWLHRNMEWDLGGNHLLENLTALYMAGCFLEPVAPLDLRGIERCLLDQLKIQILPSGEHYERTPTYHTLMLVCVLQCVEAARFVKSDAELPLVEIANKMARFLDSITSPDDSIPLLADSVVAETPDLKQLQNWCHRLNIFGTECCKTSDYWVINRPEKHQLLCDLGPLACDHLPAHGHADLFQITASFFGQQGIVDTGNYQYEPGDMRMRCRRTDAHNVLQLGELEHCDIWSSFRMGRRGHPIARHEGETSTTRWVATAHDAFSGPSGRILIAYASQWTILDWYSAADRLQDTVRSPLHWHPSWTLEASQDSATWKADHKNDSYGTITIVGDGSSTAHIVIEEGIYCPDFGELFANQVATLTSKMQQVGWLRWRILLDENAELIDESVEISSDEINIASENENLLQLNIKDGHLLSAQMA